GTAGGATTCAGTCTTAGTTTCATTATTTTTTCAATGTTCATTGATCATTTAACAATGTTATACGTATCACGTATCGTGGGTGGCTTATTCTCAGGTGCATTGTATACAGCTGTAACAGGCTTTATCGGTGACATGTCGAGCGAGGAAGATCGTAATAAGTACATGGGTTTTATGGGCATGTCCATTGGTCTAGGTTTTATCTTCGGTCCTGCAATTGGCGGCATGTTAGGTCATTATAGCTTGCAATTACCATTTATCGCATCAGCAGCTTTAATCGCGCTATTATTTATTTATGCAACTTTCGTCTTAAAAGAACCAGAAAAACGAAAAGATATAACAAAAAGAGCAATTGTCCCAAAAGGTGTTGGCAAAATGCTGCAATATCGTGTTCGTTATTTATTTATGTTCTCGTTCTTAGTGACTTTTATGCTCGCAGGAGTAGAAGCAACATTCCAACTTTTTCAAATTGATCGTATACAAATAACACCTTTGCAAATCGGTTATTTATTTATGTTTAGTGGCTTTGTAGATGCAGCCATACAAGGTGGCGTAGTTCGTCGCATTAAAAATGGCACAGAAACATCTTGGCTCATTGGAGCTCAAATCATTACAGCAATCGGTATGCTTTTATTTACTTTAACAGGCAATCTATTGATGGCAGGTTTTGCACTTTGTATCTTTACAGCCGGAAATGCCCTTGCAAGAACATGTGTCGTGTCATTATCCTCCAAAGAATCTGGCGGCCAATATGGGACAGCAGCAGGGCTTTCCTACTCAATGGATAATTTAGGGCGTATTCTCGGGCCTCTATTTTTCACATGGTTATTTACCGTGCAATCTAATCTTGGCTACTATATTGCTGCAGCTATCGCAATTATCTCGATTATTTTGATCTTTATTTATAAGGCTTCAAATAAAACTTTAAGACTTGAATAATTTTCGCACTATATGTCGTAACTAATAGCAACAAATGTATTTGTTAAACTTATATGACATCCATGT
This DNA window, taken from Lysinibacillus sp. FSL M8-0337, encodes the following:
- a CDS encoding MFS transporter, which translates into the protein MIKPILLLMSVQFLVYLGFGIIIPVLPEVIVQHDWQNIHVGGLLTVYSLASFFTAPLWGKLSDKVGRKQLILTGLVGFSLSFIIFSMFIDHLTMLYVSRIVGGLFSGALYTAVTGFIGDMSSEEDRNKYMGFMGMSIGLGFIFGPAIGGMLGHYSLQLPFIASAALIALLFIYATFVLKEPEKRKDITKRAIVPKGVGKMLQYRVRYLFMFSFLVTFMLAGVEATFQLFQIDRIQITPLQIGYLFMFSGFVDAAIQGGVVRRIKNGTETSWLIGAQIITAIGMLLFTLTGNLLMAGFALCIFTAGNALARTCVVSLSSKESGGQYGTAAGLSYSMDNLGRILGPLFFTWLFTVQSNLGYYIAAAIAIISIILIFIYKASNKTLRLE